From one Dermacentor variabilis isolate Ectoservices chromosome 3, ASM5094787v1, whole genome shotgun sequence genomic stretch:
- the LOC142574399 gene encoding uncharacterized protein LOC142574399: MDRRRHKKKYKTSHQFGSRKRKSPMPKSKASSRASSADSADVQCGADIVDTQQQFPQCMDASDPQPSTSFGSTIQAHLEPHYISIEASRGRAEIVQASLSSVSATERKMKLTGERGSCANVELADEFLVVQVTALNALYKNALCQECSQPGLTVHLGTRHGLAARILLTCNACGVVASEWSSPRVEGGKAFDVNMRAMQAIKTTGRGATALTDFWSVMNVSHRGLHHKTFQRHLKSKFRPAGGMAAASLFSDAVAAVRKVYSEMDLAFTKNVTVVYDGTWMTRGHASHIGVGTIIEFYTGLVLDCVVLSNRCHGCTLGPKENDEGYSEWKENHVCQKNTDANSSRMEVEAALILFRRSLERNDLRYTCVVCDGDSRTFQALCEDKAYGFITFNKEDCINHVKKRIGTALRTLVSKSRRSKPIGGKGGLTQDLIKKLTNYYGMAIRNNSEVDDMQRAIMATFYHITSTDKDPHHELCPPGPLSWCRHQAAEAEGKAPPEHKYKLATHVSAALLPVYQRLSDPQLLSRCQGKKTQNAAESLHAVIWSILPKEQNASLIAAETAVNEAVCKYNAGTLRAYRQFCASLGLKPGKHSLQRAAEKDALRKKKGIEKTSDERPHAQEAPLC, translated from the exons ATGGATCGGCGAcggcacaagaagaaatacaaaacTTCGCATCAATTTGGCAGCCGTAAGCGCAAGTCTCCGATGCCCAAAAGTAAAGCGTCATCAAGAGCTTCCAGTGCTGATTCTGCTGATGTTCAGTGCGGCGCGGACATCGTGGACACACAGCAGCAGTTCCCTCAATGTATGGATGCTTCGGACCCACAACCAAGCACCTC ATTCGGCAGTACAATTCAGGCTCACTTGGAACCGCACTACATATCGATAGAAGCTTCTCGTGGGCGAGCCGAGATAGTGCAAGCATCACTCAGTTCTGTTTCGGCGaccgaaagaaaaatgaagctcaCAGGTGAGAGAGGAAGTTGTGCCAATGTGGAGCTGGCGGATGAGTTTTTGGTTGTGCAGGTCACAGCATTGAATGCTTTGTACAAGAATGCCTTGTGCCAAGAATGCTCTCAGCCGGGACTGACTGTTCATTTGGGAACAAGGCATGGATTGGCTGCACGAATACTACTGACCTGCAATGCCTGCGGCGTTGTTGCAAGTGAATGGTCATCGCCGCGAGTAGAGGGTGGTAAGGCTTTTGACGTGAATATGCGTGCAATGCAAGCAATTAAAACCACCGGCAGAGGGGCAACTGCACTGACTGACTTTTGGTCAGTAATGAACGTTTCACACAGAGGCTTGCACCATAAGACATTCCAAAGACACTTGAAATCAAAATTCAGGCCTGCTGGTGGGATGGCTGCAGCAAGTCTCTTTTCTGATGCTGTGGCAGCCGTGCGGAAAGTTTACAGCGAAATGGACCTGGCATTCACAAAAAATGTGACGGTAGTCTACGACGGCACATGGATGACACGTGGTCATGCATCCCATATTGGTGTGGGCACAATAATTGAATTTTACACTGGTCTGGTGCTTGACTGCGTTGTGCTCTCGAACAGATGCCATGGATGCACGCTTGGGCCGAAAGAAAACGATGAAGGCTACAGTGAATGGAAAGAGAATCACGTGTGCCAAAAGAACACCGATGCAAACTCAAGCCGTATGGAGGTCGAGGCAGCGTTGATCTTGTTCAGAAGGTCACTGGAAAGGAATGACCTCCGCTACACATGTGTTGTTTGTGATGGGGATAGCCGTACCTTCCAGGCCCTTTGTGAAGACAAGGCTTATGGcttcattacattcaacaaagAGGACTGTATCAATCACGTTAAAAAGAGGATTGGTACAGCCCTGCGAACACTTGTCTCAAAAAGCAGAAGAAGTAAACCAATTGGAGGGAAGGGTGGCCTGACCCAAGACCTAATCAAAAAGCTCACCAATTATTATGGCATGGCCATACGTAACAATAGTGAAGTAGATGATATGCAAAGGGCCATAATGGCAACATTTTATCATATCACTTCAACAGATAAAgaccctcatcatgagctctgcccTCCAGGTCCCCTGAGCTGGTGCAGACACCAGGCTGCAGAAGCTGAAGGTAAAGCTCCGCCAGAACACAAGTACAAATTGGCAACACATGTTTCAGCTGCGTTGCTGCCTGTGTATCAACGCCTCTCGGATCCTCAGCTACTCAGCCGTTGCCAAGGCAAGAAGACTCAGAATGCAGCCGAGAGTCTCCACGCTGTCAtttggtcaattctaccaaaagaGCAAAATGCTTCATTGATCGCAGCAGAGACAGCTGTCAATGAGGCAGTCTGCAAGTACAATGCTGGAACGCTTCGTGCATACAGACAGTTTTGTGCCTCACTTGGCTTGAAGCCAGGAAAGCATTCCCTTCAAAGAGCTGCAGAAAAGGAtgccctacgaaaaaaaaaaggcatcgaaaAAACATCAGATGAAAGGCCACATGCCCAAGAAGCCCCGCTGTGCTAA